Proteins encoded together in one Drosophila albomicans strain 15112-1751.03 chromosome 2R, ASM965048v2, whole genome shotgun sequence window:
- the LOC117575647 gene encoding leukocyte receptor cluster member 1 homolog, whose amino-acid sequence MNILPKKRWHVRTKENIARVRRDEAAAQEDEKKRCDKLELAESEARINFLRGQTGVLEKKIITAAPCESETRKKNSHHLSTPSVSFNLFADYKSHIKKTNKDLEKEKKEEQEKYEKQIGYLTYLGQDTNEALKVRSWYEVAPKRSSESDNKGKETQSKQKLSQDPLTLINSLISTDKQFVAENKRSCMGTSCPESKLKSIDNKRPKKSYKKDKKHKHKSYKNSDKISKKATQAKRDKLNNLRKERLIREATEQRRQEQLFAQRDSEFPANSNSSSKTPTATPRIIQKYNSQFNPEFAKQNMA is encoded by the exons atgaatattttgccaaaaaaacG CTGGCATGTGCGCACCAAAGAAAATATTGCCCGAGTGCGGCGTGATGAAGCTGCGGCCCAAGAAGATGAAAAGAAACGATGCGACAAGTTGGAATTGGCC GAGAGTGAGGCGCGTATTAACTTTTTGCGTGGACAAACGGGCGtcttagaaaaaaaaataataacagctGCACCATGTGAATCTGAAACACGAAAGAAAAACTCACATCACCTATCGACGCCGTCAGTTTCCTTTAATCTGTTCGCAGACTACAAAAGTCACATAAAAAAGACGAATAAGGACttggaaaaagaaaagaaggaGGAACAAgagaaatatgaaaagcaaatCGGGTATCTCACCTATCTTGGCCAAGACACGAATGAAGCTCTGAAAGTGCGCAGTTGGTATGAAGTCGCACCCAAACGCTCGTCGGAAAGCGACAACAAGGGAAAAGAAACTCAATCCAAGCAAAAGTTATCACAAGATCCACTAACATTAATAAACTCTTTGATTTCGACAGacaaacaatttgttgccGAGAACAAACGTTCTTGTATGGGTACATCCTGTCCagaatcaaaattaaaatcgatAGACAACAAAAGGCCAAAGAAAAGCTACAAAAAAGACAAGAAGCATAAACACAAAAGCTACAAGAATTCTGATAAAATATCCAAAAAAGCAACCCAAGCTAAGCGAGACAAACTGAACAATTTGAGAAAAGAGCGTCTTATTCGGGAAGCTACTGAGCAACGACGTCAGGAGCAGCTATTTGCACAAAGAGACTCTGAATTTCCAGCGAATTCGAATTCATCATCTAAGACGCCAACAGCCACGCCTCGTATTATCCAAAAGTATAATAGCCAATTTAACCCTGAGTTTGCAAAGCAGAATATGGCTTAA